The uncultured Desulfuromusa sp. genome has a segment encoding these proteins:
- a CDS encoding cytochrome c3 family protein produces the protein MKTCWIIFLACGLLIAGCGENGTKTATEPTPAPAEKSAAVEQVKKSANEVAMQTTKMVEAGKQLAKDAGVAAEETVKEAVANTKEELTTAAETTKDKVVNVGKQIKQEGAGLINTLQTSTDNIINAAASDAEVPEMVVIENKNGNVTLPHAEHGKMYGCATCHGDNVPGPFELGKDTAHSMCKGCHKEQGGPTKCSGCHKK, from the coding sequence ATGAAAACATGTTGGATTATTTTTTTAGCCTGTGGACTACTGATTGCAGGCTGCGGTGAGAATGGAACAAAGACGGCAACAGAACCAACGCCCGCACCTGCTGAAAAATCTGCGGCCGTTGAACAAGTTAAGAAATCAGCAAATGAAGTTGCCATGCAAACAACGAAGATGGTTGAAGCCGGAAAACAATTAGCCAAAGACGCCGGTGTTGCTGCAGAAGAAACAGTAAAAGAAGCTGTCGCAAACACAAAGGAAGAGCTGACAACTGCAGCTGAAACCACCAAGGACAAAGTCGTCAACGTTGGAAAACAGATAAAACAAGAAGGGGCCGGGCTGATTAATACCTTGCAAACGAGCACTGACAACATCATAAATGCTGCGGCCTCCGATGCTGAAGTTCCAGAGATGGTGGTCATCGAAAATAAAAATGGCAATGTCACCTTGCCTCACGCCGAACATGGCAAGATGTATGGCTGTGCAACCTGTCATGGCGATAATGTACCCGGACCATTTGAATTGGGAAAAGACACAGCTCACAGCATGTGCAAGGGATGTCACAAAGAACAAGGTGGACCAACTAAATGTAGTGGTTGTCATAAAAAATAA
- the recJ gene encoding single-stranded-DNA-specific exonuclease RecJ, whose translation MQPVNLRKWLLRAEEPDEEGIVQLSQELNIQKLTAQALILRGIVNKEQGIEFLRANLSALPDPDLLPDMTIACARLEKALVQGEKIAVHGDYDVDGITGCTLFVETLRAFGGQVEYHIPLRLKDGYGLSADAIRHAHEHGCSIILSVDCGVSAQVEADFASELGLDLIITDHHQPPDHLPVCHALVNPQLTSGTSPWKDLSGVGVAFFVLIALRRRLRENGYFSTRKEPDLRQGLDLVALGTIADIVPLGGINRLLVRSGLQLLEAGTRPGIAALKRVADVKQVTSGVVGFRLAPRLNAAGRLEDAALGVKLLLGDDPQDIEPLAEMLDGFNRDRQKIEQQTLLEAISQVEKLDQPDRYSLVLSSPNWHSGVIGIVASRLVERYHRPTVLIAFENGLGKGSARSISGFHLYQALSRSAEPLAGFGGHAMAAGLSIAEENLDDFKVAFEAAARSQLSATDLLPMLYHDGEVALSSFNLSVLKELEMLNPYGVGNPQPAFISRNCQVLAPRILADKHLKFDIEENGCRVGCIAFGQAGKFDQLGGDVDLLYRPGINQWRGKESVQLQVVDFRASGCCNDE comes from the coding sequence ATGCAACCTGTAAATTTGCGCAAGTGGCTATTGCGTGCTGAAGAACCAGATGAAGAGGGGATCGTTCAACTCTCTCAAGAATTAAATATCCAAAAGTTAACTGCTCAAGCCCTGATATTACGGGGCATAGTCAATAAGGAGCAGGGAATTGAATTTCTCCGGGCTAATCTGTCAGCATTGCCTGACCCTGATTTGCTTCCAGATATGACAATCGCTTGCGCACGGCTGGAAAAAGCTCTTGTGCAAGGAGAGAAGATTGCAGTGCACGGTGATTATGATGTTGATGGCATCACCGGTTGCACTCTTTTCGTTGAGACTCTGCGTGCTTTTGGGGGGCAGGTTGAATATCATATCCCTCTTCGCTTGAAAGATGGATATGGTCTCTCTGCTGATGCGATCAGACATGCGCACGAACATGGCTGTTCAATTATTCTGTCTGTTGATTGTGGTGTTTCTGCCCAGGTTGAAGCTGACTTTGCTTCTGAATTGGGACTAGATCTGATTATTACCGATCACCATCAGCCCCCTGATCATCTTCCTGTTTGTCACGCATTGGTTAATCCTCAACTCACTTCAGGGACTTCTCCCTGGAAGGACCTTTCCGGTGTTGGTGTCGCTTTCTTTGTGCTCATCGCATTACGACGGCGGTTGCGCGAAAATGGCTATTTTTCAACCCGGAAGGAACCCGATTTACGCCAGGGCTTGGATCTTGTGGCGCTTGGAACCATTGCTGATATTGTCCCTTTGGGGGGCATCAATCGTCTCCTTGTGCGGAGCGGCTTGCAATTGTTGGAAGCGGGAACTCGTCCGGGGATTGCAGCTTTAAAGCGTGTTGCAGATGTTAAACAGGTCACGAGTGGAGTTGTTGGTTTCCGATTGGCTCCGCGGCTTAATGCTGCGGGCCGACTTGAAGATGCAGCCTTGGGAGTCAAACTCTTGCTTGGTGACGATCCCCAGGATATTGAGCCTTTGGCTGAGATGCTGGATGGCTTTAATCGGGATCGACAGAAAATTGAACAACAGACTCTGCTTGAAGCGATAAGTCAGGTTGAAAAACTGGATCAGCCGGATCGATACAGCCTCGTTCTCTCAAGTCCCAACTGGCATTCAGGGGTCATCGGTATCGTCGCCAGTCGCCTGGTTGAGCGTTATCACCGGCCGACGGTGCTGATTGCTTTTGAGAATGGTCTTGGAAAGGGGTCTGCTCGGTCGATTTCCGGGTTTCATCTCTATCAGGCTTTGAGCCGAAGTGCCGAACCACTGGCTGGTTTTGGCGGCCATGCCATGGCTGCAGGCTTATCCATTGCTGAAGAAAACCTGGATGATTTCAAAGTCGCTTTTGAAGCTGCTGCGCGGAGTCAACTTTCAGCGACAGATTTGTTGCCGATGCTGTATCATGATGGCGAGGTTGCCCTCTCCAGCTTTAATCTTTCAGTCCTCAAAGAACTGGAAATGCTCAACCCATATGGTGTTGGTAATCCGCAGCCCGCTTTTATCAGTCGCAATTGTCAGGTTCTCGCTCCCCGGATTCTGGCAGATAAACATCTGAAGTTTGATATTGAGGAAAATGGTTGCAGAGTTGGTTGTATTGCTTTCGGCCAAGCGGGAAAGTTTGATCAATTAGGGGGAGATGTTGATTTGCTGTATCGTCCGGGAATTAACCAGTGGCGTGGCAAAGAATCAGTACAATTGCAGGTTGTCGATTTTCGAGCTTCAGGTTGTTGCAACGATGAATAA
- the queA gene encoding tRNA preQ1(34) S-adenosylmethionine ribosyltransferase-isomerase QueA: MQLTDFDFLLPDELIAQVPAAQRDASRLLCLDRKSATVESKQFVDILNYFQPGDVLVVNDTKVIPARLLGQKQTGGKVEIFLVRKVPGATTTNEWLCLTKSSKSLRVGTTVDFSPEFSAEVLGEMEAPYRLVRFHCPGDFMQMVEKVGHLPLPPYIKRDDSQEDRSRYQTVFACEEGAVAAPTAGLHFTTEILQQLIAAGVEIVNLTLHVGLGTFLPVRVDDICQHKMHAELYSIPDATAQAVNSAHKDGRRVFALGTTSARALETAVTDVGVLQSGAGESEIFIYPGYQFKIVDALITNFHLPKSTLLMLVSAFAGREFILSAYRQAVIERFRFFSYGDCMLIL; the protein is encoded by the coding sequence ATGCAGCTGACTGATTTTGATTTTTTACTCCCTGATGAATTGATAGCACAGGTTCCTGCCGCACAGCGTGATGCGTCGCGACTGTTGTGTCTGGATCGTAAATCGGCGACGGTGGAGTCTAAGCAGTTTGTCGATATCCTGAATTATTTTCAGCCCGGTGATGTCCTGGTTGTGAATGATACCAAAGTCATTCCAGCTCGTTTATTAGGTCAAAAACAGACGGGTGGCAAGGTTGAAATTTTTCTGGTACGCAAAGTCCCGGGTGCAACAACTACGAATGAATGGCTTTGCCTGACGAAAAGCTCCAAATCTCTGCGGGTTGGAACAACTGTTGATTTTAGCCCTGAGTTCTCTGCTGAAGTTTTGGGAGAAATGGAAGCTCCATATCGTTTGGTGCGTTTTCATTGTCCCGGCGACTTCATGCAGATGGTCGAAAAAGTTGGACATTTACCGTTGCCACCTTATATAAAGCGTGATGACAGTCAGGAAGATCGCTCTCGCTATCAGACCGTTTTTGCCTGTGAGGAAGGTGCTGTTGCAGCACCGACTGCCGGATTGCATTTCACTACGGAAATTTTGCAGCAATTAATTGCTGCAGGGGTAGAAATTGTCAATCTAACCCTGCACGTTGGACTGGGAACCTTTCTGCCCGTGCGAGTCGATGATATTTGTCAGCACAAGATGCACGCTGAACTTTATTCGATCCCTGATGCAACGGCTCAGGCGGTTAATTCGGCCCATAAGGATGGACGACGGGTTTTTGCTTTAGGAACAACCAGTGCCAGAGCTCTGGAGACTGCGGTAACAGACGTCGGGGTGCTGCAATCGGGAGCGGGAGAGAGTGAAATTTTCATTTATCCGGGATATCAGTTTAAAATTGTCGATGCCCTGATTACAAATTTTCACCTGCCCAAATCAACATTATTGATGCTGGTTTCGGCTTTTGCTGGTCGTGAATTTATTTTATCTGCTTATCGCCAGGCGGTTATAGAACGGTTCCGCTTTTTTAGTTATGGTGATTGCATGTTGATTTTATGA
- the yajC gene encoding preprotein translocase subunit YajC: MATEVFAMAGGAAAQGQGGQYQGIIMLVAMFAIFYFLLIRPQQKRAKQQKELVGGLKAGDTVVSAGGIHGKITAVDETTVTLEVATGVKMKMNRASITEVKQ, translated from the coding sequence ATGGCTACAGAGGTTTTTGCAATGGCAGGGGGCGCAGCAGCCCAAGGACAGGGAGGACAATATCAGGGAATAATCATGCTGGTAGCGATGTTTGCCATCTTCTATTTTTTACTTATCCGTCCGCAGCAAAAACGCGCCAAGCAGCAGAAGGAACTTGTCGGTGGTCTCAAAGCTGGAGATACAGTTGTTTCAGCCGGTGGGATCCACGGTAAGATTACTGCAGTCGATGAAACGACGGTTACTCTTGAAGTTGCAACGGGAGTGAAGATGAAGATGAACCGTGCTTCTATTACTGAGGTTAAACAGTAA
- the murB gene encoding UDP-N-acetylmuramate dehydrogenase codes for MNNQLQKKLEKLASQDVGQVAFSEPLSQHNSWKIGGAADLFIEPDNFKQIATVLRFVSVNQIPLVVIGQGTNLLFDDAGVRGVVLKIGEKMADIQISANTIVAGGGAWVPQLTRMAMQAGLSGLEHCIGIPGTVGGLVMMNGGSQRKGIGENVVTVTVVNNAGITQQLSQSECDFSYRHSALQGSGCIVTRVELNCPAGDVKKIRRDMLADLRNRRHKFPRKQPNCGSVFLSTTAMHTTVGPPGKVIEDAGLKGLRVGNAEISQQHANFIVNLGGASSKDILILIKHVRQKVRKHIGFELDCEVRYVQPDGILVPAHIQADKL; via the coding sequence ATGAATAATCAACTCCAGAAAAAATTGGAAAAATTGGCCAGTCAAGACGTTGGTCAGGTTGCTTTTTCTGAACCTCTTTCTCAGCATAACAGCTGGAAAATCGGTGGCGCGGCTGATCTGTTTATAGAACCTGATAACTTCAAACAGATAGCCACTGTCTTACGTTTTGTCAGCGTGAATCAAATCCCGCTGGTTGTTATCGGCCAGGGGACAAATCTCCTTTTTGATGATGCCGGTGTGCGTGGGGTTGTTTTGAAAATTGGCGAAAAAATGGCCGATATTCAGATATCTGCAAATACGATAGTTGCCGGTGGAGGGGCCTGGGTCCCGCAATTGACACGGATGGCAATGCAGGCGGGATTAAGTGGCTTGGAGCATTGTATCGGTATCCCCGGAACCGTGGGTGGCCTGGTGATGATGAATGGTGGAAGTCAACGAAAAGGGATTGGCGAAAATGTTGTCACAGTCACTGTCGTAAACAATGCCGGCATCACACAACAGTTGTCGCAAAGTGAATGTGATTTTTCCTACCGGCATAGTGCGCTCCAGGGGTCCGGTTGTATCGTGACCCGAGTTGAATTGAACTGTCCCGCCGGAGATGTGAAAAAGATTCGCCGGGACATGTTGGCAGATCTTCGCAACCGGCGCCATAAATTTCCCCGTAAACAGCCTAATTGTGGATCGGTTTTTCTCAGTACCACTGCAATGCACACCACTGTTGGACCCCCGGGAAAGGTTATCGAAGATGCGGGGTTAAAAGGTCTGCGGGTCGGCAATGCAGAAATTTCACAGCAGCATGCAAACTTTATTGTCAATCTTGGGGGGGCAAGCTCGAAGGATATTTTGATCCTGATCAAGCACGTCAGACAAAAAGTTCGCAAACACATTGGTTTTGAACTTGACTGTGAGGTTCGCTATGTTCAGCCAGATGGAATACTTGTTCCAGCCCATATCCAGGCAGATAAGCTTTAA
- a CDS encoding tetratricopeptide repeat protein — protein MKKETILFVIVALAAGILIGIITTNLKKDLSSSVPAQQPVSVSAPVVNQQQQISILEGIVAREPDNRNAWVELGHNFFDSDQPMKAIDAYAKALELNSNDPDILTDQGVMFRRVGWFDKAIKNFENAHRMDGNHQQSLYNLGIVYRYDLQDFPKAIEVWEQLLALDPDSPGANQIRSELEFLKKHPEIPKQPQ, from the coding sequence ATGAAGAAAGAGACAATCTTATTTGTCATCGTTGCCCTGGCTGCAGGTATTTTAATCGGGATAATTACGACGAATTTAAAAAAAGATTTATCTTCTTCCGTTCCGGCTCAGCAGCCGGTTTCGGTCTCTGCACCGGTTGTCAATCAACAGCAGCAGATATCCATCCTTGAAGGGATTGTGGCTCGAGAGCCGGATAATCGTAACGCCTGGGTTGAACTGGGGCATAATTTCTTTGATTCAGATCAGCCCATGAAAGCGATTGATGCTTATGCCAAGGCTTTGGAGCTAAATAGTAATGACCCTGACATTTTGACTGATCAAGGGGTGATGTTTCGCCGGGTTGGCTGGTTTGATAAGGCGATAAAAAACTTTGAAAATGCACATCGCATGGACGGGAACCATCAGCAGAGCCTGTATAATCTGGGCATTGTTTATCGCTATGATCTTCAGGATTTTCCCAAGGCAATCGAAGTGTGGGAGCAATTGTTGGCTCTTGATCCTGATAGTCCCGGTGCGAATCAAATCCGGTCAGAGCTGGAGTTTTTAAAAAAACATCCTGAGATTCCGAAACAACCACAGTAA
- a CDS encoding YbfB/YjiJ family MFS transporter: MIAMFLAFGVGRFAYTPMLPLMQQQAGLEVDMAGYLASTMYFGYMVGSAVIMKILSRLGAFSILRFGLILLIFGIWTMSIGDIFIHWVIVMFCIGIASAAIFLSTLSIVLGIFIEYGASWLTASLYIGIGVAIVLIGLAVPEIGTTMGWQGSWDFVALTALVAGVGCLWLLTPYNNGHKKDQSDTAPWPVPKAKWAASLLIAAYSLHGFACAIGGTFMVAMLAEFPALQGHAHMGWVLVGAMVIPSCIFWPLVASRRGEGTTTAYLLVLLALANGIIILWQSPAGVLLAAAIFGSSFLAVPGLVLGRLGQLAGSKKDKVTGIATIIYGISMIIGPAIGGMLAKQTGSFDWSLTMASVALLFGAVIAVMAEQTTNSYRGVPAQFGVSDTGN, encoded by the coding sequence ATGATCGCGATGTTTCTGGCCTTTGGCGTCGGACGATTTGCCTACACCCCCATGTTGCCACTGATGCAACAGCAGGCTGGACTCGAAGTCGATATGGCGGGATACCTCGCCTCAACGATGTATTTTGGATATATGGTCGGCTCAGCTGTGATAATGAAAATACTTTCCAGGCTAGGTGCCTTCTCAATCTTACGTTTCGGTTTGATCCTTCTGATTTTCGGTATCTGGACAATGTCCATTGGAGATATTTTTATTCACTGGGTCATCGTCATGTTTTGTATCGGCATTGCTTCTGCCGCAATTTTCTTGTCCACCCTCTCAATTGTTCTTGGGATATTCATTGAATATGGTGCAAGTTGGTTGACCGCCTCTCTGTATATCGGTATCGGCGTAGCCATTGTCCTGATTGGCCTCGCAGTTCCTGAAATTGGAACGACCATGGGTTGGCAGGGATCCTGGGATTTTGTTGCGCTCACAGCACTGGTCGCCGGAGTCGGGTGCTTGTGGTTATTAACTCCCTATAATAACGGTCATAAAAAGGACCAATCTGACACAGCTCCGTGGCCGGTCCCTAAAGCAAAATGGGCCGCATCGTTACTCATTGCAGCCTACTCTCTTCATGGATTCGCATGCGCTATCGGTGGTACTTTCATGGTTGCGATGCTTGCTGAATTTCCAGCTTTGCAAGGCCACGCCCATATGGGCTGGGTTTTGGTCGGAGCAATGGTCATTCCATCTTGTATTTTTTGGCCTCTGGTTGCATCGCGTCGTGGTGAGGGGACAACAACGGCCTACCTGCTGGTTCTTCTTGCTCTAGCCAATGGCATCATTATTCTCTGGCAGTCACCAGCGGGAGTTCTTCTGGCCGCTGCTATTTTCGGTAGTTCATTTCTGGCTGTTCCCGGTCTGGTTCTCGGCAGACTTGGTCAACTCGCGGGGAGCAAAAAAGATAAGGTGACCGGAATCGCAACAATCATTTATGGGATATCGATGATCATTGGCCCAGCCATTGGTGGGATGTTGGCAAAACAAACGGGCTCTTTTGATTGGTCACTTACCATGGCCAGTGTCGCTCTTCTTTTTGGTGCGGTCATTGCGGTAATGGCAGAACAGACAACAAATAGTTACCGGGGCGTACCGGCTCAATTCGGAGTTTCCGATACCGGAAATTAA
- the secF gene encoding protein translocase subunit SecF gives MQLIKPDTNIDFVGKRKIALFISITLILVGLASLVIKGGPNYGIDFAGGTLVQVQFSQPTDASAIKKGLDKLELGSVVVQSFGDNQNEFLIRVEQSTSELQGLAQQIQKTLEATYEKGNVDIRRVEMVGPQVGKDLRSKGLKAIFYAMLGLLAYISWRFEFRFAVGAIVALVHDVMITLGAFSLFGKEIDLPIIAAFLAIIGYSLNDTIIVYDRIRENLGKHHKESFSFIVNRSINETLSRTILTSGTTLLVVLALFILGGGVIHNFAFAMLIGVLIGTYSSIFVASPVLIFWQQKKQTSSK, from the coding sequence ATGCAGCTGATCAAGCCGGATACAAATATTGATTTTGTTGGTAAACGCAAAATTGCGCTGTTTATTTCAATTACATTGATCCTCGTTGGTCTGGCCTCTCTGGTCATCAAGGGTGGTCCGAATTATGGAATAGACTTTGCTGGTGGGACGTTGGTTCAGGTTCAATTTTCTCAGCCGACAGATGCTTCTGCAATAAAAAAAGGTTTGGATAAACTTGAGCTTGGCAGTGTTGTTGTTCAGTCATTTGGAGATAACCAAAATGAATTTCTGATTCGCGTAGAACAAAGTACCTCTGAGTTACAGGGTCTTGCGCAACAGATTCAGAAGACACTGGAAGCGACTTATGAAAAAGGCAATGTTGACATCCGTCGTGTTGAGATGGTCGGGCCACAGGTTGGAAAAGATTTACGTAGTAAAGGTCTGAAAGCCATTTTTTACGCTATGCTGGGTCTTTTGGCCTATATCTCCTGGCGATTTGAATTTCGTTTTGCCGTAGGTGCCATTGTGGCACTGGTGCATGATGTTATGATTACGCTTGGTGCATTCAGTCTCTTTGGTAAAGAGATCGATCTGCCGATCATCGCAGCATTTCTGGCGATTATCGGTTATTCGTTGAACGATACAATTATTGTCTATGACCGCATCCGGGAAAATCTGGGCAAACATCACAAAGAGAGCTTTTCGTTTATTGTTAATCGGAGTATCAACGAAACCCTCTCCCGTACTATACTGACATCAGGAACAACATTACTGGTCGTCCTTGCTCTTTTTATCCTTGGAGGTGGAGTTATTCATAACTTTGCTTTTGCCATGTTGATTGGCGTGCTGATTGGTACTTATTCATCAATTTTTGTTGCAAGTCCGGTTTTGATCTTCTGGCAACAAAAGAAGCAGACTTCATCCAAGTGA
- the secD gene encoding protein translocase subunit SecD yields the protein MSNSLKFRSFLVLVCLLLSFFAIAPTLMQGSLPQWWTNTFGPIQLGLDLQGGMHLVLGVDVDKAVESRIDTVIDQTEAQLREKDIIFKRLERRQGDRLVVLVYDEAEGAKVDALMADEYPSLEPETFSGSGGYIEKHFRLSDQEIENIKDYAVRQALETLRNRVDQFGVSEPTLQRQSGNRILIQLPGVEDPERAISLIGKTARLEFKMVDETANVQDAVAGRLPAGTQLLYERNVNKATGSITEKPLVVVDKTVLTGDLLSDANVRIDTRFNEPYVSIEFNSVGAKRFDQITAANVGKRMAIVLDDAVYSAPVIRERIAGGSAQISGSFTSQEATDLAIVLRAGSLPAPVKILENRTVGPSLGHDSISKGIKSIWVGAVLVVLAMIIYYQLSGIVAVFALALNLVFITAMLAMFGATLTLPGLAGVVLTVGMAVDANVLIFERIREEVRLGRAPKLALESGYSKAFMTIIDANLTTLLAALVLFQFGTGPVRGFAVTLSIGIVASLFTAIFVSRVIFDIFLKGREVKRLSI from the coding sequence ATGTCCAATAGTCTTAAATTCAGGAGTTTCTTGGTTTTAGTCTGCCTGCTTCTGTCATTTTTTGCCATTGCCCCGACATTGATGCAGGGTAGTTTGCCACAGTGGTGGACAAATACCTTTGGTCCAATCCAACTTGGACTGGATTTGCAGGGTGGTATGCATCTGGTGCTTGGTGTTGATGTTGACAAAGCGGTTGAGAGTCGTATTGATACGGTCATTGATCAGACTGAAGCCCAGCTTCGTGAAAAGGATATCATTTTCAAGAGGTTGGAACGTCGCCAGGGGGACCGGCTTGTTGTTCTGGTCTACGATGAAGCTGAAGGTGCCAAGGTTGACGCGCTGATGGCCGATGAATATCCATCTCTGGAGCCTGAAACCTTTTCCGGAAGTGGTGGTTATATCGAAAAGCATTTCCGGTTGAGCGATCAGGAAATCGAAAATATCAAGGATTATGCTGTCCGCCAAGCCCTGGAAACTTTGCGTAACCGGGTTGATCAGTTTGGTGTCAGTGAGCCCACTTTGCAACGGCAGAGTGGCAACCGCATCCTGATCCAGCTTCCTGGTGTTGAAGACCCTGAACGGGCGATTTCTCTCATCGGTAAAACAGCACGACTGGAATTCAAAATGGTTGATGAAACGGCCAACGTCCAGGATGCTGTTGCGGGTAGGTTGCCAGCCGGAACCCAGTTGCTTTACGAGCGGAATGTGAATAAGGCGACTGGCTCGATAACAGAAAAACCTCTGGTGGTTGTTGATAAAACAGTCCTCACGGGAGATCTTCTCTCTGATGCCAATGTGCGGATTGATACGCGCTTTAATGAGCCCTATGTTTCTATTGAATTTAATTCGGTCGGAGCGAAACGCTTTGATCAGATTACGGCCGCCAATGTCGGTAAACGGATGGCAATCGTTCTGGATGACGCCGTTTATTCAGCCCCGGTCATTCGTGAGCGGATTGCGGGAGGCAGTGCGCAGATCTCGGGATCATTCACATCTCAGGAAGCAACTGACCTGGCGATTGTATTGCGTGCGGGTTCACTTCCCGCTCCAGTTAAAATCCTGGAAAATCGGACTGTTGGACCCTCCTTAGGGCATGATTCAATCTCCAAGGGAATTAAATCAATCTGGGTAGGTGCTGTTCTGGTCGTGCTGGCGATGATTATTTATTATCAATTGTCAGGAATTGTCGCTGTTTTTGCACTAGCGCTTAACTTGGTATTTATCACCGCAATGCTGGCGATGTTTGGAGCAACCCTGACGTTGCCCGGCTTGGCAGGTGTCGTTTTGACTGTTGGTATGGCGGTCGATGCGAACGTATTGATCTTTGAGCGGATACGAGAGGAAGTTCGTCTCGGAAGGGCCCCTAAATTGGCGCTGGAGTCAGGATATAGTAAAGCGTTTATGACAATTATTGATGCGAACCTGACCACTCTTCTGGCAGCTCTGGTCCTGTTCCAGTTCGGGACTGGTCCGGTCCGCGGATTTGCAGTTACTTTGTCGATCGGTATCGTTGCGTCGCTATTTACCGCAATCTTTGTTTCCCGAGTTATTTTTGATATTTTCTTGAAAGGCCGCGAAGTTAAGCGGCTCAGTATATAA
- the tgt gene encoding tRNA guanosine(34) transglycosylase Tgt: MSAFRYDLLQQDTDSQARRGRITTSRGAIETPVFMPVGTLATVKGILPEALKEIGAQIILANTYHLYLRPGHELIQQLGGLHKFMHWDRPILTDSGGFQVFSLGDLRKITEEGAAFQSHVDGSKHMLTPELSIEIQRALGSDIIMVFDECIPHPAERNYVAESTNRSARWAKRCREALPAGSQSALFGIVQGGMELDLRKQSVEQLREIGFEGYALGGLSVGEETSLMYDMMEYSLPLLPVNRPRYVMGVGTPENLLEGVARGCDMFDCVMPTRNARNGLLFTSFGKIAIKQARYRDDERPLDPECQCYVCRNYSRAYLRHLYISKEILASVLNTHHNLYYYQQLMSGIRQSLENGTFSEFRRDFYNKRDMHKLNPTD; the protein is encoded by the coding sequence ATGTCTGCTTTCAGATATGATCTTTTACAGCAAGATACTGATTCTCAAGCGCGCCGGGGACGGATAACGACTTCGCGGGGCGCAATCGAGACGCCGGTTTTTATGCCCGTTGGCACGCTGGCAACCGTTAAAGGAATACTGCCGGAAGCGCTCAAGGAGATTGGGGCACAGATTATTCTGGCCAATACCTATCATCTTTATCTGCGCCCGGGCCATGAGCTGATTCAGCAACTTGGCGGTTTGCATAAATTTATGCACTGGGATCGACCGATATTAACTGACAGTGGTGGTTTTCAGGTTTTCAGTCTCGGTGATTTACGTAAAATTACCGAGGAAGGGGCGGCTTTTCAATCTCATGTAGATGGCAGTAAGCACATGTTGACACCAGAACTGTCGATTGAAATTCAACGTGCTCTCGGCTCAGATATCATCATGGTTTTTGATGAATGCATCCCGCACCCAGCGGAACGTAACTATGTTGCTGAATCGACCAATCGTTCAGCACGCTGGGCCAAGCGCTGTCGTGAGGCGTTGCCGGCAGGATCACAATCGGCATTGTTCGGGATTGTCCAGGGGGGTATGGAACTGGATTTGCGCAAGCAGAGTGTCGAACAACTGCGGGAGATTGGTTTTGAGGGTTATGCTCTCGGTGGATTGTCGGTCGGGGAAGAGACTTCATTGATGTATGACATGATGGAGTATAGTCTACCTTTGCTGCCGGTCAATCGCCCCCGGTATGTGATGGGCGTTGGAACACCGGAAAATTTGCTGGAAGGGGTGGCTCGCGGTTGTGATATGTTTGATTGTGTTATGCCGACGCGTAACGCCCGCAATGGTCTTCTCTTTACCAGCTTCGGGAAGATTGCGATCAAACAGGCAAGATATCGCGATGATGAGCGACCGCTGGATCCTGAATGTCAATGCTATGTCTGCCGGAACTACAGCCGTGCTTATTTGCGCCATCTTTACATTAGTAAAGAAATACTTGCATCGGTACTTAACACGCACCACAATCTTTATTACTATCAGCAATTGATGTCTGGGATCAGGCAGTCGCTGGAAAATGGAACATTTTCTGAATTTCGCAGAGATTTTTACAATAAAAGAGATATGCATAAACTTAACCCTACGGATTAA